In the genome of Harpia harpyja isolate bHarHar1 chromosome 8, bHarHar1 primary haplotype, whole genome shotgun sequence, the window ACAATGTGTACCACATGGAACACCAGTGCTACCCTGCGCCTCCTTCTCTTGCAATTTGACTCCTAGATGCCCTCCTCTTCCTTACTGACTTAGTCTTGACTCTTACCGTCTTCACCATCTTGCATGAGTCACAAGGTAGCTCCTACCTGTCATACAAAgatactggaaaagaaaaggccTTCCAGAATGTTGGGTCTACAATAAAGACAGGatgaaaaaacacagaagcagaaagagaggaaggggaaCCCCTCCATGCTTCGCTAGGGAGCTAACTGGATCCCCAGAAACAGCCAGCAGGGAATTTGCTTATACAGAATAAGTGACTGGACATACCATAGCAGCCACAGGAAAGAGGTAGGGGTGGTTACAGCACTTCTTCAGATCCATAACAACATTGAGCAAGGAGACTTGGTTACCACCACCCCGTGCATTCAGTGCCTCAAAGTTTCTTGTcaaaatgtatttgtaatatttcctgaaaagaaaacaaaacaaaaaccaagtcAGACACCCCTCATAGAACGACAAACATACTCTCTTGCTAAACTCTGCACAGCTCCTGGCATTACCTGCCAGCTACCTAGGTTCTGCCAGTGGCATTCACTATCTCTTTATCCCTTACATCAGAGCACAGGATTAGTCCTCCCTCTGCTatagcagcagcaggaaatcttCCTCCTATCCACTGTGTAGAAAGCCCTATAGTGAGGATGAGGCTGCTTCTGCATCCTCTTTGAAACAGTAGCAGAACAGAGCAACAGTAGTTTAAACAGCAGGTGCTCTCTTCATCCTCACACTCACTTCTGCATGGGGCTCAACTCCACTCTGACAATGAGTTCAGTCTTAGATGGCATATTCTTGAAAACATCAGCTTTGAGACGCCTCAGCATGTGTGGGCCCAGCATGTCATGCAGCTTCTTGATCTGATCTTCCTTGGCAATATCTGCAAACTCTTCTAGGAAGCCCTCCAAGTTACTGCAGAGAAACAGACACTCAGCAAAAGCgacaaaggaaaaagagcaaaaaaatgaGGAAGGATAGGAGTGACAAGACAGGCAGGCTGACTTGCACTGCAAGACATACTGGAATCTCTCTGGCGTCAGGAAGTTCAGCAGGTGGAACAGTTCTTCCAGGTTGTTCTGCAGGGGAGTTCCTGTaagcagcagcttgtgctggAGCGAGTAACCATTCAGCACACGGAAGAACTGGGAAGTAGAGAGCAGGGAagaaatggtggggaaaaaaaaaccaaaacaacagatcACACAAACATGTCTAAGGCTTACTAAGTCACAGGcctacaaaaaaaataatttctcctagaaaaaaaaaagttgacacCAAGCTAGGGCTCAATTTAGATCACATCAGCTGTTTAGACAAGAGCTCCAAGTAGTTCACATTCCAGTCAGGGTCACTAGACTGATCTCATTTGGATCATTGTTCTGCATACCTAAAACATGACTGTAGCAAGTCCTACAAGCCATCAGGTGCTGGTAGGTTTCCTTTGCTCTTTTAAGTTACAAGCTCTTTCAGACCACCAATAATTTCCAGACTGCTATACTACGTACTTTTTCTTGCTAAATTAGTGTTCCACATTCTTACAACTACTCCGCCTTGAGAATTCTAGAAATAGCTAAGTCACTCTTCCTATTCATATCAATCCTGGCAATGTTCCAGAGCTCTGAacaagcagaggagaaaaagagctAAGGGTTTGCCAATCTGTCTTTAAAGTAATTTGTGCTGGTTTTCACAACAATGAAGTAATTCCAGACAGAGGTACTGAGCAGTTAAAGGACTCAACCGAAAAGCACAAGTGTACCATGTTCAGCAGCACAAATTAACAATAAGGCAGTAATTTATTTATTAGCTTGGccatttctttgcttattttacaCTTGGCACGATACAAGGTCAAATTTAATACAAGTAGCTTGTACTAGgtggcaaacaaacaaacaaaaaaaagagaaacccacCACCACTTATGTTTTGGTTATCACAGCAGAAGGATCCTTCTAGTGACCTCCACAGGGATTTATCTTTCTACATAGTTACAGTCAAAAAACATTCTCATTTTGGAATCAATGATTATATCTGCAAAACTTTGGTAGATAACCACAATCTGTCAAGAAGCATCTGACCTGTCTTGCAGCCAAACGTCTGAAGCTGTCCTTAGGGGACAGGAAGCTGCTCAAGAAAGAGGTAGATTTAATGGTCTTGGTAGATAACCAATTGTAACTATTAGTCATAGAGCAACCTTGAGCCTTTACATCCTTTTTCAATTAATGAATATTAATAGTAAGCATTCATTACTGCTTCCAATAATTTCAATGCTAAGCATAGAATGGCATCCGGTCTTAGTGCCTACAATAAAAAAGATCTGGAAACTGGACTGCAAGCACAGCTGTGATGTCTCAGAAAGATGCCTCATGCCAAGATCCAAAAAGCTAAagccatttaaacaaaaaaaaaaaaagagaaaaaaaagaaattaagaagcaATTTTGTCTTACACAGTCTCCAAGAACCTCTAAAACCAGATTTCCAATAACAATTGTTTTTAGCCTAGTCAGCACTAGAACccagctgaagacagaaaaatcGATACCAGAATTAAGGCACAAGGGATTAGGGAGGGGCTGGATTAAGAAAGCATAGTCAAGCCTACTGAACTCAAAGAACCTTAGTTAAGGTACAGCCTCATATAAAAGCAGCTATATGGCTTTCAGCATCTACTCAGACATTTTTGAACACCTCTGCCCACCTCTCCCATTCCTATAACATCTAATTAGTTCTGCTACAAAGCTAGATGAATGCAGAGAGCAAGCCTACTCTGGAAGCAGGATAATTGTGCTCATGCAGCTTGTTTTATGCTCAGTATAGTAAACCTTTCCAGAACAGAGGCGGTGCAGATATATGATCTGCTTTCAGAGAAGCCAGTCTGTATTTGAGAGCAACAACAACATCcaggtttttctgttttccagtctACACCAACTGCCTATTCACCCAGAGAGAAAGCTGTTTTAACCAGTGATATGTATAAAAGTGAAGTTGTTGCCAATGATAATCAATCTCCGAATGAaggctgttgatttttttttttgttaaagaatgCATCAAATTTACTAATGAACAAATGACTAAGAGTTAGCAGACAAACTTATGTGCTTAGGAACAGCTATCTAAACTCCTGAACACTCTCTGCCCATGCCCTCCTGCAACATATGCCATGCCTATAAACCATCTATGCTTCTCTGTACCTTAGACTGATTGTTCTTCAGTCTGTGAGCTTCATCCACAATGAGACAGGCCCAGTCAATAGAGCCTAGTATGGCCATATCAATTGTGATCAGTTCATAGGAGGTGAGAAGCACGTGGaacttcacagcagcctccttctgcaaaggaaaaggatgaacATGGTAATGGGATAGGGGAATGCCCCAGGACAAAAGTAGATGCAGTGTTTCTCCAGCAAGTTATTCTGATGAGCCCTGGTCAAACAGCACATCAGAAACTTTTCACACCCACAGTTTCCTGTCACAAGATTCAAAATGCTACCCAAACCATTCTAGCCTTTTAATCCCCCATTTCTCTCAACACATATAAGTCTCCTCAACCCCCTCAGTACCTGCTACTTCTGGACAGTTGCCAAATGTTGTAACAGAGAAGTTTAACAAATAAGCATCAAATAGAGGCATGTTAGGGAAATGAGATTTGGAGAACAGTGGCTCATTAAAAAGCTAAGACTTAAAAAAAGGTAAGTAGTTTATCATGGAACTTCAAATTACTGTTAGTACTTAACGCAGTTCAATTTCAAGGGAAGCAAAGAAGTCCTAGCTATCTCTGCCACTGGAAAAACTTTAGCTCCCATCTTGCTTTTGCCAGGAAGACTAAAGTTCTACAAAAACTAGCCCCCTAGATCAGGCTCTTCCCTCCTGTCAGGGCACAGAATGCAATTTCTCAGATGTCTAGGTATGGCCTCACTGTCAGCCAGTTCCTCAGAGATTACAAAGTTGACACTTCTTTATATGTTTGTCTTTTTCATACAGTGGCAATTCTGACATTGACTTAGATCTGTAGAAGCGATGCGCAACTTCACAGATTAAGTAGAAGAGATAGAGGGACTTGCCTATGGTCAGTATTACCTTAGTCAACTCTTTTTTCACTACTAAATTAGTTCAGACTAGTAGGAGTGTTTAAGCAGTCTAGAACAAGAGCCTAAATGCCCACTAGTCATCAATTTGCAGTTATTTCCCCTTGGAAACTACAAGCATAATCAGTTCCCAGAGTATCTGAATCTCAGCTGCCAAAAGCCAGTCTAGTGCATCTCTTCTTTCAGTTCAGGCTTGCATTACAGCAGAGTTCTGTACCTTCATTCTGGATGCTTTTTTGCCTCCACGTATGGCATTATCCTCAAATGTGAACTCATTCTCACGGATAATGGCTCGGCTGTCTTTGTCCCCAACGTAGGTCACTACATACATATCTGGGGCCCACATCTCAAATTCTCGTTCCCAATTGATGATTGTGGACAGTGGGGCACTCACCAAGAAGGGACCCTTTGAGTGGCCCTACAAATAGAGTCAGTAAGAGCATCAGATGAATGCAACCACTAACAcaggcagcatctccctgggTAGTGATCTCCCAGCTCTCACCTCTTTGTATAAGGAATATAGGAACACAGCTGTCTGCACAGTCTTTCCCAGACCCATTTCATCAGCCAAGATTGTATCTGTGCCCTGGGCCCAGGAGAAGCGCAGCCAGTTCAGTCCTTCCAGTTGGTAGGGATGCAAGGTCCCCCCTGTTACATCGAGGTACTCTGGTTGCCGGTCATATTTCACTGTTGgctacagtggggaaaaaaggaagagttgaGATCCTTTATCTTAGCTAGGCAACTACCAAGACTCCCTTCGCAGCCACCCATATATTCCCTAGCGCAGATGAGACTTTACAGATGACAACCAAACTAGCACCAGAAAAAATTCCCAAATGGCCAAAGGTATCAAccaaaaagcccttttttttttttttggtgaaatccTTTTGCCAAGAGCCAGCCAGCATCTCACCCAATGGACAAGATGGGCCTTTGTCTGAAGGCTCTATAATGTCTTTGTTCTTTGGGCCAGGAAGGAACTCTAAACCGCATGGCTCTTTACTCTTCAGTTTCCTATttacctgcctccctccccaaagTAAGCAGCTGTATCAGGTGGTTCCTAAGCAATAAACAGTAACTTACATCTACTGTGGGAGTCTCAGGGGGCCTTTCCAGTTTCCGCATCTTCACTTTCTTTAACTTCTTACCAGGCCTGCCCTCTTCACCTCTCATCAGCTCCCTATGCAGAGACAGTCCCAAGAACATGCAAGTTTAATGGCTTTTGTAACAGACCAAGGGAAAACTACTGCAAAGAACAGGAGGGTGATCACCCAACTCAAATAGGCTCAAGACAACAGGGCCGGAACTTTCATGAACTGGTGGAGAGGCACAAGGTCCCTGCCCAAAGGAATAAGGAGTCAGCAACAAGAAGATGCTTCTTTGCTATTATCTCCATATATTAATCCAGCCAGTGCTAGGGGCTGACATACTCCAGTGTTTTCTcttgagggaagggaaaggaacacAACCTCTAGATACTTCTCTTACCTGTGATTCCAGTAGGCTTGCTTGTAGAGGTCATAATCTTGGATATCCACATCTTCACTTTCCCAGGATGCCTGGTCATAAGGTAGGTCTCTCCATTTAATCAAATAGTGGACATTCCCCTTCTTATCCACACTGCAGAAGAAACCAGTGAGTCTTAAGCACAGTGAAATGACAGTATTCACCCAATCCTCTCaaatgggagagaggaaaaggattCCTTAACGaagcaacagaaacagaagaacagcGTCTGTCATACCAAAGGAGCTCCCACTGTTTCCCCCAGTCATATTGCAGTTTACCTTATCCATTCTCCCTTAGCCCTGCTTAAGGTCTTTGCTGAAAATCCTCTTTGCTACTTCCCCTACCTATGGTTAAGGATCCTGTGGATCATCATCCACTCAGGCTTGATCCCATATCGATAGAAGCGCTCCTCCATCTCAGCATATTTGGggtccttgttttttctctttcggcttttctcctcttcccctccaaagTCCCCTGAGGGTGGCTCATCCATATCATTTTTGCGTTGGTAGTTACGAAACATGACCTGACAGTGCAGCTCCAGCTGGAGCCAGGACAGAAGCAGTTAGTAGGTGTTTTCCCCTTAACCAACCAACATATCTCCCCACAACTATCCACCCTTATGATGTGGTTAGAGTCCTCCGCTCACCTGCAACTCTGACACCCATGAGCAGTGCCAGTAGGACATGCCCTGCCACTTGACAAAGAACTGCCTTTCAGGCCGACCCTCCAGAGGCTTAGGGGGAGGAGCATTAGGGTCTGCATCAGGTGGACGTGGTGGTGGTGGGCCAACCGGGGGCTGACCCCATTTCCAGATCAGGATCTTCTGCACCTTTCCTTTCAAAGCTGGGCACTGAAAAGTTAAAACTTGTTACATCAGAGTGTACATACTCTTAACACACAAGCACCAAGTAGCAGAAACATACAGAGTCACAGTTCTCTTCCTTCATTACAGCTTGGACTTGGAAGCTTTCATCCTCTTATCTCCAGCATTTCTTTGAGCTTTCTCCAGTCTGTCTTTTCCTCCTAGGACTGACAAACCCCAAACTGAATTCTGTATCTCAATTTAGTTGTCTCCCCAGGGCCACACCAATTCAGAAATTCTACAGGAAATACAGAAATTGCTAGGCTTTATGAGCCCAGTAGTCTATCCAACCACAACTCCATTGAAAGTttgtagagaaaatattttgctgtagAACTAATCAGCCCAGCACAGGGATATGTCCTGAAGCAGCTTCTTTTGTTCATCATCTTAAAAGTCCTTATCACCTAATGAAAGCACCTAACACCATTTATAATACTTCATTTCAAGAACTTCCTGGAAAAGTGTGACATTTCTCCCAACCATCTACTACAAAAGGGCTTGGCATTACAGAGCTTGCAGTGCAAAAAAACTGTTTGGCTCAgcatcaaagtatttttttttttttaagcactggaTTTGCTTGCACTCATTCTCCTGCTTCTACATACATACAGGATCCAAGAAAATTAAGCCTTTGACATCCTGAACCCAAAACTGCCCAACTACTCAGCACATGGGCAAACCTCATGAGActcaatgctgtaaccctgtgcTTTCTGCTGTCTGGAGAAAGCAGCCAATCAACAAGGCGCAATCCAGCCACAAAAAGTCAGGCCTCGATGTTTCATGACAAAAGTGTGAGAGGAGATAGACTCTTCTGAGGACTAAGCATTTCTGGGAAAATATGAAGATCCAAAGGGATTAGATCGATCATCTCTTGTAGCAATAGGAGAATGGTACTAGCAGAAACTCACAGTGCAGCGAGGACACAGCCACTCTCCATTAGGAATCTCTGGCAATGGGGGATTCAGACAGTGGATGTGATAGGATGAAGGACAGGCgtcacagcacagcagctctccTCCATCCTTGCAGACTCTACAGAACTCCATATGATGgtcatcctcttcctcagcatCCCCCACAACATCTTCCAGGATTTCCTCACCTTCAGAGTTATCCTCCTTTGCTTCCCACTGAATGCCCTCTTTTTCCTACAGGAGAGGGAAATCAGAAAACCGAAGTCACACATTTGTGATTATTTTATGACCGCAGAAGAACGGCCCTAAGTCACTTGACATCCCCCTCCATGAGCTCTTGCACAGCGTGGGGGAATCCAGTACTTACACAGTGTGGGCAGCTCCATTTGCCCTCTGGGGCTTTCTCCATGTCTGGGTCCAGGCAAACCATATGGTAGGCACGAGGGCAGGTATCACACAGTATAAtttctcctccctgctggcacACCTCACAGTAGTCCTGGTGATCAGTCTCATAGCCATCCACAGCCACTGTGGAGTCCTCCTCACCTGCAGAGGGTGGTGAGGAGTTACAGCAGTGCAAGCCACAGGTACAGGCTTCCTACAGCAAGGGAGGGTATCCCCCCACAGCCTATGTAGTAATACAGAGATCCAGAATCCAAAACTCTTGCTCCATCTATGTAAGTAAACAGGGCAGGGAGCAAGAGCTGGAACAGGAGTAAAACAAGCCCCTTTGTGCCTCCTTCCACCCATGAAATTAAAGGTGTAGCTGAGGCCAGGAAAACTCAGCACTGTGTCTGTTCCCCTACCAAGGTGAGAAAGAACTCCTGAAAACCttttccttgttaaaaataacatcagGTTCTTCCTTCACAAACAAATTTCCTCCCTCAAGCATGCTGTTAAATACCCAAATTCTGCACAGACATTCCTCTAATCTTTCTACACACTTAGCTGCGCTTCCAACTCCAACTGACAGCAAGCATCaatacctttctttttctttttcccagctttGAGTTTTTTGCGACTGCGGCTACTACGGCTTGTAGACCCATCTGAAACAGAGTAGCTGTTGATGCTGGCATCATCAAAGTCTGACTCCACATCCAGATCATCATCTTCACTCTGAGGTaggtaagaaaaaaaagctatgccACTGGAGGCACCCATGCTGAGGGCTGCAATCAGACATGCATCCTTGCACTTCTAGCACATCATCACCTCCTCCTCAGAAGGTCAAGGAAGGAGCATCACTTACTGATGATCTTTTACGCTTGGAACCAAATCCTCCCAGTTTGATTTTCAAAGGTGCCACCTTCTTTGTTTTAGGTTTCTTGATATCAGGAATACGAGGACTGGCCTTTGGCTTCCGCCGGGCATTGGGTCCTGGGAACAGAGGAGCTTGCAGGTCAGAAGGACTACTGCTTTGGCACCACTCACCATCTACCATTCTGTCAGATTCTTCATCTCACCTTTGCCCTCCTTTGTCTTGGCTTTCCTGAGCGGCACATCTACAGGGGGCTGCGGCAGGACAGCATCCACATTTGTCACCATACTCTCCACTACTGcaacagctgcagctgcagcagctgccacagATGCACCTGAACTTCCCTTGAAGGGGTTGTTTGTGCTAAACTCCCTCCATTTGGCTCCCAGTACCATCATCATCTTCGACACTGCTATTTTAGGGTTCTTGGCTGCAATAAGTGGCCTGTGTACAGTTAAGGAAGGAAGAGTTACTGAACCACCCTGAAATCTAGATCAGTATTCCTCCCTGCCGCCACCCCCATCAGCACCTCTATCTCAAACTACATTCCTTTCTAATCTCTGATTGCCACAGCCAATGAATCTCTCCACTCCCGTAATTCACTCTGTGTGGAGGATGCAAATGATCAGGGGCTTGGGAAGTGAAATGGAATTTAGCATACTAGGGAAGAAAGGGGACTGGCAGTGAGGACTTGCATCATCTCAATCACTGCAAACAGGAAAGATAAGGATTGATTATTTTACTGTTGCTTCAGTTTCTGCTCTAGGTAGGATGCTAGTGTCTCTAATGTGCCTTCAGTTTCCAAAACTAAGGAACCTAGTCCTTGTCCCATCTCTTTTTTTGTTCCAGAGTCCTTCCAAGTACAGGCTTGCCGTTCACCTGACAAACTGGCTGAAAGCTTTGTAGTTGGTGAGAGTGCGGTAATCCTCCTCTGTGAAGATATGATCAATATCCTCCATGCCCCAGTCTTCCAGGAGCTGAGCAGATGACTTCGGCTCCTGTGCAAAGAGAATCACAGCAACTCTGAGAAAAAGCTCTAGTTCTGCTCTAGGAAAGAGCAGAACTTCCACACATCTACAAATGACCGAATGGGTCAGGACCGGGGgattcctccctcccccctccctgccatgggACACCGCCTCAGTAGAACATCAGTGGAAGTGGGAAAGTCTTTGGATTCAATACACATTCTAGGTGTGTTTAAagcagaagaggggaaggaatgCAAGGTGGGAAAACGGTCAAGTCAAGCAGGTCTAGTGGAGGAAGAAGAGACTGAACATCCCCAACTCCATGTGCCATCACAGATGGAGAGCACAATGATCCCCAAAATCAGATACAAGGGAATGAAGAGCAAACAGTCAGTCAGCAGGGTAGCTACTCACCTTTGAGtcatcatcttcttcctcttcttcctcctcctccttccgcttggctttgtttttcttttccttcttgggccctaatttcttctttttcttcttcccaggagTGTAGTCACTGCCCTCACTGTCAGAGCGCAgaacctcctcttcttcctccacaaACTCATTCCCCTCACCAGAGCTGTCCcccagctggggaaggagggagagagaagatcAGGCAGCTGTGAGAAAACACCCTGGATAAGCACTAAACACCACACTCTCCCCAAGCTCTAGAGGGTTCATACAAAGGATTGCTGCCATAGGCCAACAGCAACAGTAAGCACCCTCACCCCATATATCCGTATTTTAGAGCATGGCCTTAGGCATCCTTTTCCTTACCTCCTTCTTCTGACGCTTGCTGAGCTTGGGCACTTTTGGTTCCTTTAGTTTCTTgggcttcttcttcttcttgatTTTGGGTGTCTCAGCCTCTGACAGAAGCTCTTCTTCTGGCTCTTCTTCAGGCTCTGGAGGGGAAGAGGCGACAGGTCTCATTCAAACTCCATCTGTGCACTACAACATAGCCCACTTCTCACAGAGATCACTCAACTTGTAAACACTTCTATGTTTGTAACTATGTAGCAAAAAGTACCCAACTGCTTGTTTGTTACTCTTCACAACAGATACTAGGAAATCATATCATACCTTACCACAGCACATggttttccccctccccacaatACCACCTATTTCCACAACATTCCGTCTCCAAGCAGAGCTGCACTCAGATCTTGGGGACCAGAAGTCTGCCACAACccaagaagaggaggaaagaccACAGAATAAATGGCCATATCTAAAGGAGACAAAACAGTGAATACACTTGGGAACCTGACTAGGATACTGTTTCAGTCCGTGGGTCTTCAGGAGAGAAACGCGCAACTACCTAGCCTCCTCAGCAGTACAGAGCATCCTACAACCGCGCGCAAAATACAGGCCAGTAAGCCACTAActtgtcctcctcctccataGGAAAGTTGTTCCTCAGCAACTCTATTCCGATCCGCATTTGACACAACCTTCCCTCTGCGCCAACAGCTAGGAAGCTCGCTGCCCGGCCAGAGGAACGCGCGCCAGCTCCCCACCACCGCACGCTCCCATCTGTGCGGCTGCCCCCCCGCCGGCTGCCCCCTGCCCgaggggcaggggcagccagACAGCCCTTCCCTTTGTGGCAGGCTGCGGGAACAGCCCGGCCACCCGccctcccc includes:
- the CHD4 gene encoding chromodomain-helicase-DNA-binding protein 4 isoform X2, producing the protein MASGIGSPSPCSGGSDDDEMEILLNNAIPQHPEPEEEPEEELLSEAETPKIKKKKKPKKLKEPKVPKLSKRQKKELGDSSGEGNEFVEEEEEVLRSDSEGSDYTPGKKKKKKLGPKKEKKNKAKRKEEEEEEEEDDDSKEPKSSAQLLEDWGMEDIDHIFTEEDYRTLTNYKAFSQFVRPLIAAKNPKIAVSKMMMVLGAKWREFSTNNPFKGSSGASVAAAAAAAVAVVESMVTNVDAVLPQPPVDVPLRKAKTKEGKGPNARRKPKASPRIPDIKKPKTKKVAPLKIKLGGFGSKRKRSSSEDDDLDVESDFDDASINSYSVSDGSTSRSSRSRKKLKAGKKKKKGEEDSTVAVDGYETDHQDYCEVCQQGGEIILCDTCPRAYHMVCLDPDMEKAPEGKWSCPHCEKEGIQWEAKEDNSEGEEILEDVVGDAEEEDDHHMEFCRVCKDGGELLCCDACPSSYHIHCLNPPLPEIPNGEWLCPRCTCPALKGKVQKILIWKWGQPPVGPPPPRPPDADPNAPPPKPLEGRPERQFFVKWQGMSYWHCSWVSELQLELHCQVMFRNYQRKNDMDEPPSGDFGGEEEKSRKRKNKDPKYAEMEERFYRYGIKPEWMMIHRILNHSVDKKGNVHYLIKWRDLPYDQASWESEDVDIQDYDLYKQAYWNHRELMRGEEGRPGKKLKKVKMRKLERPPETPTVDPTVKYDRQPEYLDVTGGTLHPYQLEGLNWLRFSWAQGTDTILADEMGLGKTVQTAVFLYSLYKEGHSKGPFLVSAPLSTIINWEREFEMWAPDMYVVTYVGDKDSRAIIRENEFTFEDNAIRGGKKASRMKKEAAVKFHVLLTSYELITIDMAILGSIDWACLIVDEAHRLKNNQSKFFRVLNGYSLQHKLLLTGTPLQNNLEELFHLLNFLTPERFHNLEGFLEEFADIAKEDQIKKLHDMLGPHMLRRLKADVFKNMPSKTELIVRVELSPMQKKYYKYILTRNFEALNARGGGNQVSLLNVVMDLKKCCNHPYLFPVAAMEAPKMPNGMYDGSALIRASGKLLLLQKMLKNLKEGGHRVLIFSQMTKMLDLLEDFLEHEGYKYERIDGGITGNMRQEAIDRFNAPGAQQFCFLLSTRAGGLGINLATADTVIIYDSDWNPHNDIQAFSRAHRIGQNKKVMIYRFVTRASVEERITQVAKKKMMLTHLVVRPGLGSKTGSMSKQELDDILKFGTEELFKDEATEGGDNKEGEDSSVIHYDDKAIERLLDRNQDETEDTELQGMNEYLSSFKVAQYVVREEEMGEEEEVEREIIKQEESVDPDYWEKLLRHHYEQQQEDLARNLGKGKRIRKQVNYNDGSQEDRGSRAVFLSDWQDDQSDNQSDYSVASEEGDEDFDERSEAAFLSSAARRPSRKGLRNDKDKPLPPLLARVGGNIEVLGFNARQRKAFLNAIMRYGMPPQDAFTTQWLVRDLRGKSEKEFKAYVSLFMRHLCEPGADGAETFADGVPREGLSRQHVLTRIGVMSLIRKKVQEFEHVNGRWSMPELAEIEENKKLSQPSSPSPKTPTPSTPGDTQPNTPAPVPPPEEGVKIEEGASAKEQGESSEPEKELSAAATETEVPMECAQPVETPPQEAKSPVNPTEADEKKVEEPEMKERPDEPMEVESKADVEKVEDRAPIENPPEPPIITLDEKDEKKDDDKRDVVMLQNGEMLKESVDERHKKAVKQRFMFNIADGGFTELHSLWQNEERAATVTKKTYEIWHRRHDYWLLAGIINHGYARWQDIQNDPRYAILNEPFKGEMNRGNFLEIKNKFLARRFKLLEQALVIEEQLRRAAYLNMSEDPSHPSMALNTRFAEVECLAESHQHLSKESMAGNKPANAVLHKVLKQLEELLSDMKADVTRLPATIARIPPVAVRLQMSERNILSRLANRSSEPPPPPPPQQVAQQQ
- the CHD4 gene encoding chromodomain-helicase-DNA-binding protein 4 isoform X3, translating into MASGIGSPSPCSGGSDDDEMEILLNNAIPQHPEPEEEPEEELLSEAETPKIKKKKKPKKLKEPKVPKLSKRQKKELGDSSGEGNEFVEEEEEVLRSDSEGSDYTPGKKKKKKLGPKKEKKNKAKRKEEEEEEEEDDDSKEPKSSAQLLEDWGMEDIDHIFTEEDYRTLTNYKAFSQFVRPLIAAKNPKIAVSKMMMVLGAKWREFSTNNPFKGSSGASVAAAAAAAVAVVESMVTNVDAVLPQPPVDVPLRKAKTKEGKGPNARRKPKASPRIPDIKKPKTKKVAPLKIKLGGFGSKRKRSSSEDDDLDVESDFDDASINSYSVSDGSTSRSSRSRKKLKAGKKKKKGEEDSTVAVDGYETDHQDYCEVCQQGGEIILCDTCPRAYHMVCLDPDMEKAPEGKWSCPHCEKEGIQWEAKEDNSEGEEILEDVVGDAEEEDDHHMEFCRVCKDGGELLCCDACPSSYHIHCLNPPLPEIPNGEWLCPRCTCPALKGKVQKILIWKWGQPPVGPPPPRPPDADPNAPPPKPLEGRPERQFFVKWQGMSYWHCSWVSELQLELHCQVMFRNYQRKNDMDEPPSGDFGGEEEKSRKRKNKDPKYAEMEERFYRYGIKPEWMMIHRILNHSVDKKGNVHYLIKWRDLPYDQASWESEDVDIQDYDLYKQAYWNHRELMRGEEGRPGKKLKKVKMRKLERPPETPTVDPTVKYDRQPEYLDVTGGTLHPYQLEGLNWLRFSWAQGTDTILADEMGLGKTVQTAVFLYSLYKEGHSKGPFLVSAPLSTIINWEREFEMWAPDMYVVTYVGDKDSRAIIRENEFTFEDNAIRGGKKASRMKKEAAVKFHVLLTSYELITIDMAILGSIDWACLIVDEAHRLKNNQSKFFRVLNGYSLQHKLLLTGTPLQNNLEELFHLLNFLTPERFHNLEGFLEEFADIAKEDQIKKLHDMLGPHMLRRLKADVFKNMPSKTELIVRVELSPMQKKYYKYILTRNFEALNARGGGNQVSLLNVVMDLKKCCNHPYLFPVAAMEAPKMPNGMYDGSALIRASGKLLLLQKMLKNLKEGGHRVLIFSQMTKMLDLLEDFLEHEGYKYERIDGGITGNMRQEAIDRFNAPGAQQFCFLLSTRAGGLGINLATADTVIIYDSDWNPHNDIQAFSRAHRIGQNKKVMIYRFVTRASVEERITQVAKKKMMLTHLVVRPGLGSKTGSMSKQELDDILKFGTEELFKDEATEGGDNKEGEDSSVIHYDDKAIERLLDRNQDETEDTELQGMNEYLSSFKVAQYVVREEEMGEEEEVEREIIKQEESVDPDYWEKLLRHHYEQQQEDLARNLGKGKRIRKQVNYNDGSQEDRGSRAVFLSDWQDDQSDNQSDYSVASEEGDEDFDERSEAARRPSRKGLRNDKDKPLPPLLARVGGNIEVLGFNARQRKAFLNAIMRYGMPPQDAFTTQWLVRDLRGKSEKEFKAYVSLFMRHLCEPGADGAETFADGVPREGLSRQHVLTRIGVMSLIRKKVQEFEHVNGRWSMPELAEIEENKKLSQPSSPSPKTPTPSTPGDTQPNTPAPVPPPEEGVKIEEGASAKEQGESSEPEKELSAAATETEVPMEQCAQPVETPPQEAKSPVNPTEADEKKVEEPEMKERPDEPMEVESKADVEKVEDRAPIENPPEPPIITLDEKDEKKDDDKRDVVMLQNGEMLKESVDERHKKAVKQRFMFNIADGGFTELHSLWQNEERAATVTKKTYEIWHRRHDYWLLAGIINHGYARWQDIQNDPRYAILNEPFKGEMNRGNFLEIKNKFLARRFKLLEQALVIEEQLRRAAYLNMSEDPSHPSMALNTRFAEVECLAESHQHLSKESMAGNKPANAVLHKVLKQLEELLSDMKADVTRLPATIARIPPVAVRLQMSERNILSRLANRSSEPPPPPPPQQVAQQQ